A portion of the Oncorhynchus gorbuscha isolate QuinsamMale2020 ecotype Even-year linkage group LG07, OgorEven_v1.0, whole genome shotgun sequence genome contains these proteins:
- the LOC124040083 gene encoding MBT domain-containing protein 1-like: MENTRNLAERTPRSERKRQDSFGMFDGYDSCSEESTSSSSSEDSEDEVPSIPASLPIIKNNGQVYTYPDGKAGMATCEMCGMVGVRDAFYSKTKRFCSVSCSRSYSSNSKKASIMARLQGKPPTKKAKVLQKQPLMAKLAAYAQYQASQQQQNLAKSKAVVPVECFDWGRYICSNNLVGAPVSCFKHVPMGMCWGDLAEGVRVEVLNSDTNLSTKVYWIAGIVKLAGFKALLRYEGFDNDTIRDFWCNLCVPEIHPVGWCASSGKPLVPPKSIQNKYSNWKAFLVKRLTGAKTLPPDFAAKVHENMQFPFKKLMRVEVVDKSHLCRTRVALVEQVIGGRLRLVYEESSDDFWCHMYSPLIHAIGWSRSIGHRFKRSDVSKKIDGQVDAPAPLFAKVKDVDQSGEWFKDGMKLEAIDPLNLSAICVATVRKVLADGYLMIAIDGSEAADGSDWFCYHSTSPSIFPAGFCGINNIELTPPRGYTKLPFKWFDYLRETSSIAAPVKLFNKDVPNHGFRQGMKLEAVDLMDPRLVCVATVTRIVHRLLRIHFDGWEDEYDQWVDCQSPDLYPVGWCQLTGYQLQPPAAQMAREIPPAVPKQKKKAQQYKGQKKKRKIPVGRRPFSQAGRRRSLSGEEEEQSPPPYSSQGPTMVPRPRTHHHHHHTHKPESLLRLKEEPAEVDEFTFSQGISDQESNGSGSYYIKQEP, encoded by the exons ATGGAGAACACAAGGAATTTG GCTGAGCGCACCCCGCGTTCGGAGCGTAAGCGCCAGGACTCGTTCGGTATGTTTGACGGGTACGACAGCTGCAGTGAGGAGAGCACCAGTAGCTCCAGCTCGGAGGACAGTGAGGACGAGGTGCCCTCCATCCCTGCCAGCCTGCCCATCATCAAGAACAATGGACAGGTTTACACCTATCCCGACGGCAAGGCTGGCATGG CCACCTGTGAGATGTGTGGGATGGTTGGAGTGAGAGACGCCTTCTACTCCAAAACTAAACGCTTCTGCAGCGTCTCCTGCTCTAGAAGTTATTCCTCCAACTCTAAAAAAGCCAGTATAATGGCTAGACTCCAG GGTAAACCACCTACGAAAAAGGCCAAGGTGTTACAGAAACAGCCTCTCATGGCGAAGTTGGCAGCTTACGCCCAGTACCAAGcaagtcaacaacaacaaaacctgGCTAAATCAAAAGCAG TAGTTCCTGTTGAATGCTTTGACTGGGGAAGATACATCTGTAGCAATAACCTGGTTGGAGCACCAGTCAGCTGCTTCAAGCAC GTCCCTATGGGTATGTGCTGGGGAGACCTAGCTGAAGGAGTGAGGGTGGAGGTGCTCAACTCCgatactaacctctctactaaAGTCTACTGGATAGCAGGGATCGTCAAACTTGCAG GGTTCAAGGCTCTGCTGCGGTACGAGGGTTTTGACAACGACACCATCAGGGACTTCTGGTGTAACCTCTGCGTTCCAGAGATCCACCCCGTGGGGTGGTGCGCCTCCAGTGGGAAACCCCTCGTACCTCCCAAAT CGATACAGAATAAGTACTCTAACTGGAAAGCTTTTCTTGTGAAGCGACTCACTGGAGCCAAGACGCTGCCACCAGACTTTGCTGCTAAG GTCCATGAGAACATGCAGTTCCCTTTTAAGAAGCTGATGCGAGTGGAGGTGGTGGATAAGTCGCACCTGTGCCGAACTCGGGTGGCTCTGGTGGAGCAGGTGATCGGGGGAAGGCTGAGGCTCGTCTACGAGGAGAGCTCCGACGACTTCTGGTGTCATATGTACTCCCCGCTCATACACGCCATCGGATGGTCACGGAGCATCGGACACCGCTTCAAACGATCCG ATGTGTCAAAGAAAATCGATGGTCAGGTGGACGCCCCCGCCCCGCTGTTTGCCAAG GTGAAGGATGTGGATCAGAGTGGTGAATGGTTCAAGGACGGGATGAAACTAGAGGCCATTGACCCTCTAAACCTCTCAGCTATATGTGTAGCCACTGTAAGAAAG GTGTTGGCAGACGGGTACCTCATGATCGCCATCGACGGGTCGGAGGCAGCTGATGGCTCAGACTGGTTTTGCTACCactccacttctccctccatcttccctgCTGGCTTCTGTGGAATCAACAACATTGAACTCACGCCCCCTAGAG GGTACACTAAACTGCCATTTAAATGGTTTGACTACCTCAGAGAAACGAGTTCAATAGCCGCTCCTGTGAAGCTCTTTAACAAG GATGTTCCAAACCATGGGTTCCGCCAGGGCATGAAGCTGGAGGCCGTGGACCTGATGGATCCCAGGCTGGTGTGTGTTGCCACAGTGACTCGGATCGTCCACCGCCTGTTGCGCATCCACTTTGACGGCTGGGAGGATGAGTACGACCAATGGGTGGACTGCcaatcacctgacctctaccccgTGGGCTGGTGTCAGCTGACCGGCTACCAGCTACAGCCCCCCGCCGCACAGA TGGCCAGAGAAATCCCACCTGCTGTACCTAAGCAGAAGAAGAAAGCCCAACAGTACAAAGGCCAAAAGAAAA AGCGGAAGATTCCGGTTGGTCGACGGCCCttcagtcaggcaggcaggaggAGGAGCCTatcaggggaggaggaagagcagagtCCGCCCCCTTACTCCAGCCAGGGCCCCACTATGGTCCCCCGGCCCcgcacccaccaccaccaccaccacacccacaaaCCAG AGTCTCTGTTGCGTCTGAAGGAGGAGCCGGCTGAGGTGGATGAGTTCACCTTCTCCCAGGGCATCTCAGATCAGGAGAGCAACGGCTCGGGCAGCTACTACATCAAACAGGAGCCATGA